GAACTCGAAATCACCAATAGCTCGAGATAAAGCGAGATTACCTGTCCACCAGCATTAGTATACAATTATCTAAAAGAGGGGTTTGGTAACTTACCGTTAACTCTACCAAATTCTACGAACCCACCGGCAGAAGTGATACGAGCGGTTTCCTCTGCAATTAGAAACAATCAGCTATTGCGCAAAAAAATTGAAGACGGCCaagtcaactcacctttgttGGTAGGTTTGTGATCGTAAGACATAGCCTTTGCTTCACCTTTGTAACCTAATACTGATCTAGAATCACCGGAATTGGCCTTTTAGAGAAAGAAAGTAGATTAGTCTGGCGGCAGTGTCACCGAAATGTGATAAATGGTTTATGGCAACTTACAACAATGATTCTACCGTCTTTCGTTATAAGACCAACGACAGCTGTGCAACCAGAAGGATCATTAAAGAAATTTGGATCTGCTCGTAAATCTTCATCGGTTTTGAGGAAAGTTTGCTTTAAAGCAGCTTCgaaatcaccattttctGCAAGAGTCAGTTTAGACAAATATCAGCGATCCATTTCCTAAACATCCAAGGTATATCTATCAGGTGACACGCCACGATCATTACTTACTATAACTCTCTAGACCAGCTAATCTAGTATGTAAAGTTGTACCTGTATATTTAGCTACAGATGAACCACCATGACCATCAAATACACCGAATAAAGCGTGttcattttcctcttcatcctcattaTCATTTGTCACTGTTGAACCAGCAGGTTGTTGTGGAAtaccaggtgaaggtgtgATTGTTTTGGAAGGATCATTTGGTGGTAAGTATAAATGTACGGTATGAGCATCTTCCATACCTATCAAGTACAATTAGATATCTATCAGCATTGTTTTTCTCTAATCATATGCATCTGAGGAATACTATCTAATCCTGTTCGAAGCAAATAGCCGAAAACAGACAGAATAACTCACTAATACGCCATCCTTGCATATCAGACAACCCAACCCAAAACTTCTTATCCCTAATGACCGAAGTCGTGTGTTTTTCAGTAACTATATATTGAAATCCGTATTATCCCACAAAGTTCAATTGTAACGAGCAAACATGTGTCAAGGTGTGATGATCAGAAGTGATGTAGGGTGGCGTGATGATGTATTTTATCGAAGTCGTGTGAGCAAGGGAACAAaggataaaaaaggtaatggTAAGATGGCAAATCAGTAGGGAACAATCAGCATTTCTTCACTTGAGCTTGACTTGACAGGGAGGTACTGACCTGGCTCTGAGAGTGTTTGACCCTACATCGTTGAGAGTCCAAGAGTAACAGGTGACATCGCATACATATCGGTTGGTCGGCGTAGTTGAAGAGGGAGGGAAGAGGACAGCAATTCATTTTCGATAAATCAGCATTTTCTTCCAGCAATTCGACGCGTCATTCAACAAGCCATTCCCTATCTATACCATTTCTTTCTATCTGACTTGTTCTCTCGTACTTGATCTGCGATATGCTTGAATGACTTACCATTataaatgatgttgatgagatatGAAATATAATCAGATAAGATGTAGAAAAGAGATtgaaatgaagataaagccAAGTATCCGGGTAACTATGATGTTATTATTACTGTACTACTGTGTTGGAAAAGTGGTGTCGGTTTAACAGAGGCGGAGTTTCGCACACAATCCAATTCAACTAGTGATATGTCGTAATTATACTTTGTCGAGGTACCAAAAGATTACTTAGAATATGAATTCGTGTATATATCTTCGAAATAGTCGATACcgatgaaattgattcaaaGATGCGTTGAGATAGTTGAAAGTGTGTACGATGTAGAAGGAATCACAAAATGAAAACCCCAGGACTGATAGTATATTGcaaaaaaaggtaataatcgGCCGGAACGGTTAGGTTAGTTACAGCTTTGATTACGATTCTTATTACAACCCCATTGACTCCTTTCGCTCTTCGCTCATAATATGCATACCAGTTCCCTTCTTGTCATTTCAGACATGCATACAGCGATCACTGGATCATATAGTCAGTTGTACTACACCCATACTGATGTTGCCACCATGCATACATCAATAGAAATGCTTCTTTttgaagatggaaagaagaaaaagaggttTTTTTTTCACGTCGAAACGATGACGATACCGGTTAAGATATTCAGGGTTTGTTTTATAGTCTCGAGTCCAATAAACAAAAGAGATGATACCACGTGAAAACTTAACAGCAGGGATCTACATTGCATCACAACTTTAAGCCGGACCGCTAATAGCAGACAGAGATAAGGAAATGacaccaaaatcatcgatacatcatctttctcagAATCTTATATAGCTATAGCTACAAAAATACAATAGGTGAACGCGTATTTAACCAAAGATCAATCCTGCGGTAGTATTACACGACTTCATCAGCTGCGATACTTCACTGAATACAAATGCATAAGAGCAAAATCTCGATAACTTACCAAAGGTCAAACCGTTACCTAAATTTTTGAGTAATCCAGAAACACCGGATACAAGACCTCTCAATACCTCAATCACACCTGAAAGTACAAGTTGAAGACCGACTAAAAGGGTATTGAGACCAGTATCAATCTCGACAATGAGTGAACCCTAATGGCAATAGGATAAAATCTGACATTAGTATCGTAATCTATGATAGAGAATATGAGATAGAAATCGGTCGTGAAGATGGACTGATTGTCAATGACACAAGTGAACTTACAATCAAAGgcattttcttcaaatcatctttgatattcataacagcttcaacaataTCTTTAATCacatcagctaaaacattTCCaactttatctaaatcatttccACCATCTTTTCCTTGTGATTCTAATGGTAATCCAACTTGTTTAGTTAATTCTGATAAATTATGTTTGACTCCAGCAGTTGGGAATTGTGCATTAGCTTTGGCTATACTGTTTCTAATTGTTGATAATGCTTCTGATGCATCGTCGTATGATACGTCTGGATTTCGAAGTGTCTCAATTGGTTTAGCCTATCACAAAGAGGATTTCGAGTTAACACCATCAAGGAGGAGGGACGTTGAAAGTTGAACTTTGGATGATCGAACATCGAGGCTTAAAGACGCCCTACGAGACTTACAATTTGCTCTTTGAGCTTTTGTGAAACGTCTAAAGCTGAATCTTTTGGGTCCATATTGGTTGGTTTTATCGAGTATTACTAATAGCTGGTTACAAAAAGTTATCAGTACTCACTTTACTTGATCGTCTGATTGACGGAAGGCAACCATCGattcatatatacatatttagATGTATTCAGCCAATTCAGAGTTGCCAAAGAACAGTATACTTTCAGGTGGAGCTGGAAAGACAAAGGATCTTCGTCATTTTACATCACAAAGAACTACTATGCATGACGACAGTAATGATGTCGGAATGAGCATGAACAACGAGAAGGAAGGATGCATAATGTCTTTCAAGTTGAGGACCAACGTCATAGAATATGCCTGAAACCACCTTTACATCAAATCCTAAAGATTACATTCAGTCTCGGAGACATAATGTCTACTTTCACACGCACAGGCCCAATACGATGTTATTGTGTTTGCCTGTTCCTGTTCAAGGATGCGTGTTGATGATACGTCAAGATTGTCCGTTTCACAATCGAGGGGCAAGGAATCGATATTACTGAAACCAAACAAAGATTCTCAATCTGACTGGAGTTTTGTATTAACGAACGTTCCTCTAGAGTAACTATAGTAGTAGGCCGTTCTCCTCTGATGTCTATGACAATTAGCAACCGAAATTTTCAAACGTCATCAAAAAATCCTTGAGCTGTGTGTTCATAAAGCTTGATGGGTTATTGTTCATTGCAGTAATCGGTTATAGCTGTGAATTGCGTCAAATAGTGAAGGCGCGTAGTTGACCATCGAATGATAGCGAATATGCATGGAACGagatatcaaaatatatcagctttaacaTGTACTAGCGGCTTGAAAGCTGGTTGTAGTCTCGTTgaaccaaatatcaaatcatcaatgaaGTATtttgtatgatgatgaattttcaTGTAGCATTATCATGGCCGGAAAGCAATGCATGGTCAAGAgattgacgatgatgatattgcAGTTCAAGAAGTGAGAGTGCATCGATGCTGTTATAGCAGTCGTGACTATCGGTGATAGCTTATCACCGACTGGCACAAGAAAAGTCGGGTATTCTGCTACGTTTGTGCGATTGTGGCAATCCTCTTTGTACCGACCACGTTATTTAGCTTACTGACCCTGAGTCTGTCCTGGTATGCAAGTTTTTGCTTCCTCCTGACTGCATACAATCCTTTTGCTCCACCGTACGCCTTCTCTCTAGTCTCCCCATTCTCCAGCTGCTTACTGCTTGTTGGTTACTGCTGCTTGCTACTCGTTGCTCGTTTGGTGAATGGGTGCATGGTGCTAATTTGAGGTTTTTCGTGATAattgttgttatcgttaCCCTTTCTTCAACCTTCAAGCCTGTAAgttatcatcatatatatacatatcactGTTTTCATCTCAGGATACtaatctcttcttctctatttAATAGGTATAATCGTCAAAATGGCTCCTCAAAACAAGGGTGAGTATGGTCTTTTGAGATAAATAAATCTGGTCCAGTCTGGTTCAATGGGATAGCATTGGAGGGAAATGGATAGGATGGATTTGAAGACAAAGCTAGCTATATGAATGCAATCGATTCTAAATGCAAAATCCACCAGCGATACCAGCGATACCCAATCTTTTCCAATAGCGACAACTATTTCGACATACAACTATAACCTGCATTAACCAAATACGATATCATAGAAGGAACGTATCTTAAGGATAGATTTTGTAATGATATGGGATAGTTTAGATCTTGGATATAAACGGAATAGAACGACGAGCCAGTGTCACCGTTCAACAGCAAGAATAACAGTTCAATCACCCAAACGAGACAAAACTCAACTGTATCAACAAATAGTATATAACAATCCAAACCTGTTACTCAACAATTTTTCGTCGGGCAGCAATACTATCAAAGCTTAGAATGGTTTACCCTATTGAACTAGACTGAACCGGGCGAGGATATTATTATGGGAAAGGATTACCATACTGTGTTGATGCTAACCAATTCTGTTTTTCTTTCTACTTTTTTATGTCCAGCCGCTGCTAAGCCTCAAgatgctaaagctaaatcagctaaaaaagctgcTTTAAAAGGTACATCTTCTGGTTCAGTCAGAAAAGTTAGAACATCTGTTTCATTCCACAGACCTAACACATTAAAATTACCAAGAGCACCAAAATACCCAAGAAAATCCGTTCCTCATTTACCTCGAATGGATCAATTCAGAACTATTCAACATCCATTAAACACTGAATCAGCCATgaaaaaaattgaagaacACAACACTTTAGTTTTCATTGTAGATTTAAAAGCAAACAAAAGAAACATTAAAGATGCCGTTAAAAAACTTTACGATGTTGATGCTGCTAAAGTAAACACCCTTATCAGGTGAGTTGGAACTTCATTCATTCTACTATTTGCTATTTTGCATTGCGTTCTTCACTGCCATATACCACATCTGATTCTCGTTTGGGTTTAATGCTGACgaatttcacctttaatatAGACCTGACGGTAGAAAGAAGGCTTACGTTAGATTAACTGCCGATTTCGATGCTCTTGAAGTTGCcaacaaagtgagttttgatttACTTGTTTGGACTTAATGCTACGTTATCTATTCCGTTCCGTGACTGACCATTGCTCCTTGAATTTTCCAACAGATCGGTTTCATTTAAACGATGATTCAACGGTTTTAGATTGTTTGGGAATTAGGAATATTGGATTGGGATCTCTCATATATATGACTTTGGAATTGATAGGTCTTATGTGTTAGGCACTTTTCAGTAAAAAGAGGAGTTCGTCTTCTGTATTTTGGCGTCATGCATGGCTTCCACGACTACGCACCCAATAGTACCCAAATCGACGGCTGCGGGAATTGGATAAGTGAGACCTGAAATAGCAAAGTAGAGTGATTTTAGCGGACATCAATAACTTGCGCAGGATTTTACTGACTGGAACGATCAATATCGTCCACCAGAAGCAGAAACTCAGACCATGGGCAAAATTCAGTCTGCTGTATCTTTACATTTCTAAATGCGAAATAGTCGGGATTGATCGCACGATAGGTCATTAACTCTGACATTTACAAGATACATGACATGATCCAATCTAAGTAGGATATACAATGTTTATATATGTGTGTTCCCATGATCCGTGTAGACACATAGCATGGTAGAGTTTCCAGCCAAGCATGAACTATGGCCTGTTTGTACAATCACTTAAAACGACATCCGCTTATGATCAATTAGATATAGAGTTACCAAACAGCACTAATATAGCATTAGGATCATGCTTTCGTCTCAGCTTGAAATTCCACCCATCTCTCGTCAGAACCTTTTCTAGGATTCCCATTTTCATCCAATTCTAAGATATCTCTTTCGACAAAGATTGTCTCTCCGTTATCCTTCACAATTATGATTGTGGACGTTCTCGTACCGTACCACCTCGGTTTATCTTCAGGTTGAATTGTGGTAATAGCAGGAGTAGTAGGATTAGGAGGTAAATCTACTGGTATAGTGGGATTATGTATTATGCTCTCATTCTTATCATTACCATtgatacctttttcttctgacTGAACGGGTCTGATTGGGAAATTGAACAATGGTATAGTAGTTGAGGACATCATATCGAGGTCTTTATGTATTGGGACATTATGACTATTGAACGACCAGATTTACTTAGCATGTCTACTAGGTTTATTGGGTTTTCTCATCAGGGGTTTCTACTTGTCTGTAACGAAATAGAATTGGATGTACACTGTCGGCGTAAAACGGTGAGACTTACGATAAAACTGCAAACATTCTCTCGACTAGTTCTTTATCgctttcatcattctttgaCCATTCTTTCAAAGTATCTACCATTCTTTGTTCACCTTGAATAACTTTAGGCCAAGGTTGATTCATCGGTGAATTACTTAATCCGAAGCATTCTGCAGGTAAATGATGATCGTCACTTTCAATATCACGACTACCAATATGACTGCTATCGTTATTAGATTTCGCTGATTGCGTTTCATGGGCAAgggaggaagaagaagaaggaatatGTAAATCGGTTAAACATGGTACAGGTCTATTGGTTAAATAACCAACTTCTGcttgtgattttgataacGAGAATAACAATAAGTTGAACCCTTCATATTCGGCTGAAGGATCGAGATGAGTTGAAAGGTATTCATGTACTACGGGAAGTTTGGAAGTAGGTGGAGCAGCAAGGAAATTTTTTAGTAGTAATCCACGAGAAGGTGGATTGGTGGATGGTTTtataggtggtgtaggttgCGTATGACGAACGTTAGTTCTATGTAGATCGAGAGGTGTGTGAGTTATTGAGCTCCAGAGAGAATCGGTTTAAAGACCGTTTATTATTGATGAGCAGATTGAGATGTAGGAGGAATTTTCAACTTACAGAATACCAACCCTCAAATCTTTAGTCATACCTAACCAAGTCCCACCATCTTTCGCACCTTTATCTATACCCGAAAGTACCAAGCCTGCTTCATGAACTTGATCTACAACATGATTATCATTTCTAGGGGCCGAAAAGTTATGCCATTTTGCCGGAGATGTCGGCCTTGCTAAAAATTCGTCTCGATTTGAAGCTAAAATACTGCAAACATTGTATTCAaccaataatatcaataatcaacTCAAACATAATATCGTATAATGGGGGTTATCTAGAGTACTTACAGTTTATATCCAGGTTGTGACAAAGTGAAGAATGCAATACACATATTGGGTTGATATCACGCCTTTATAGATATGCAAGAGTAGGTTGAGCTTTCAATATGTCCAgttatttgatgttgatttattgGTTACGACTTATATTGGTTCTAAGCACGGCGCAAGAAACAGTTGTGAGGGATCTTCAGCTATTTATGTATTCTCAAAGTCCAACGATGCAACAACATATCTCCTCTTTTGATGGTTCATACGAAGGTCATCACACAGatggtgatattgaaaattaAGGAGTCCGGTGAAAATGTAATCTGTGATTGTGAAAGGATCATCCAGTATCATAAATCCTCCATGATAATCGGAAAGAAGTTATCTCAATCGCAAATCCCTGTTTGTTCGTTGTTCGATCGAAAACAAGGAGCTGATAATCGTAAACAACGTTGGAAGGTAgtaaaaatcaaagatagaGATGTATGTTTtcgaagaagcagaagcagaagtaTTGTAATGAAATTCCTCGTTAACGTAGTTTTACCGGTTGACCGGAGAATAAAACCCTTTGGCAAACACTTGCCATTCCTTATCTCTCAAACATTCAATGCATAGACATTATTCGCTCTCTATGATAGCTTGCAATCTGAGTGTCTCACATCGTATTGTACCAATATGGAACTTACTAACGAGAAAATAGGCAAGGAAACATTTCACAGCAGAGATCGTTGATACTTGTTATTTTTGTTCGTTTTCCCATCGGTACAACATTTTTACTGCATtcatataaatcaattatcacGCTTTCTATTCAAAGCTTGTATTATATTCGACTTCTCGACATTTTGAGTGTTCTGCACATTTTGTTCGACTTACATCTGGAGTTTTTTTTCTCAA
This is a stretch of genomic DNA from Kwoniella dendrophila CBS 6074 chromosome 3, complete sequence. It encodes these proteins:
- a CDS encoding 60S ribosomal protein L25, which encodes MGKDYHTVLMLTNSVFLSTFLCPAAAKPQDAKAKSAKKAALKGTSSGSVRKVRTSVSFHRPNTLKLPRAPKYPRKSVPHLPRMDQFRTIQHPLNTESAMKKIEEHNTLVFIVDLKANKRNIKDAVKKLYDVDAAKVNTLIRPDGRKKAYVRLTADFDALEVANKVSFDLLVWT